The region TCGGAGTAGAGGGCCGACGGCTGTTCGCCGGCCGACCCCATCCAGAGCAGGGCTCGGGCGTCGTCCACGAGGAAGACGCCGGAACTCTCATACCGCAGGGCTTTCCCCGACGGCGCGCGCCCCTCGTAGAGGGTGCCGAGGGGGTGGACATGGACCCCGAACCGCGAGGGCTGCTCGCCCTTCCAGCAGTCGGTGACGATATCGACCTGCACGGAATCGGGGAGAGGTTCGAGGAGCGCGAGCACGGCCCCTTCGAGGAGGTTCCACGACACCAGCATCTCCACGCTCTGCTCCGCGCTCCGGATCATATCGGCAAGGCGGGTCTTGATGTTCTCCTCCCCGTAGACGGTCCAGATCAGTTCCTGGTTGCCCCGGCCTTCCGAGTCCTTCTCCCGGTAAAATACGTCGAGGGCCACCCGAGCGTTCTCCGCATCATCCTCGATCCGGCGCATCAGGTTCTCGATGCCCCGGTCGGGCGGGATCGCGTCAAAGCGTTTAGGCGTCGTGTGAGAGACGCTGACCAGTTCTTTCTGGACAAGCCGGTCGAGAACCGGGTAGACGGATGCGCGCGGCACACCGGAGATCTCGTGGATCTCGGTCGCGGTCGCGCCGGCCACCCTGAGCAGTCCGATATACACGAGGGCTTCGTACTTCGTAAGTCCCAGCGATTTGAGAGATTCGATGGTTGTGTTTGGTATGTCCCGGGAAGCCTTCATCCATCACATATATATACGGTTCAGCAATAAATGTTGTTGTTAAAAAAACAACATGGTGATCAGATGCGTTGGCAGCACGTACCGGTAATGATTCTCCTGCTGGCACTCTTGGCTGTGCCCGGAGCGGCAGCAGGGGCCAAATACCTCTATGGAAGTCCAGAACTCTCAGCAACGATTGCCGGCACCAATGAATTCGCACCGGGTGCCGACACCAGCCTGACCGTAATCATATCCAACAGCGGCCTGAATACTCACAAGATCGTAGGCTCGGATATCGTCAACCGCGACGACCTGCCGAACACCGCGAAACTTGCTACGGCAGCGCTCAAGAGCGAGAACACGCCGTTCACCGTCAAGACGGACCCCCAGTTCGTAAGCGACATTGCGGGCGGCGCCTCAAAGACCGCCACATTCAACGTGAAGGTGGCCGATTCTGCGAAGCCGGGCACGTACGTGCTGCCGCTTGAGGTGACCTACACCTACCTGCAGGAGGCGGAAGAATACGGGCCCGACACCCTCCGCTACTACTACCAGAAGAAGACCGAGACCCTGCCGCTCTCGGTGCGGGTCACGCCCGACCTCCGCGTCGAGGTTCTGGGCGTGCGGTCCGAGTCGCTGAACGTCGGCACGGAAGGCTACGTCTACCTGACCCTGAAGAACGTCGGGCACGACACGGCAAACAAGGCCGTCGCCAAGGTTGTCAGGAACGGCGCGAGCCCGCTCATCCCCACCGACGGCAGCGCCTACATCGGGACGTTCGAGCCCGGAGAGACGGTTGACGTAAAGTTCAAGGTCTCCGTCTCAGACAACGCCGAGCCCCAGTCGTACCCGCTGGATGTCGTGGTCACCTACGAGGATTACGAGGAGAAGACGGCGACCTCCAAAGTAGTGACGATCGGCCTCCCGGTCGGCGGGAAGATTGACTTTAAGGTCGCCTCCCCGACTGTAACGCTCAACCCAGGCGGAAAGAGCATCCTTGAGGTCGTGTATAAGAACACCGGAGCGGCGAAGGTCTACAACGCTCAGGCGCGGATCAGCGCCGTCGACCCCTTCACCAGCAACGATGATACCGCCTATCTCGGCGACCTTGCCCCCGGCGAGACCGCTACGGCGAGGTTCGAGGTGAGCATCGACGCCGACGCGACCTTGAAGGAGTACGGAATCGACTCCGAGATCCGCTACCGCGACGACCTCGACAACAGCAAGATATCGGACACCATGAAGGTGAGGGTGGCTCTTGAGAAGAAATCAGGCGCTATCTTTACCAACCCGGTCTTCCTCGCTGTTATTGCGGCTGTCATCATCGGAGCAGGGTATTATATATTCGTGTACCGTAAGAAGAGGTGATGAACGGTTACTGGGACGGGCCTAAACCGGAGGCGCAGGTAAGGACGATCGAGGAGATGCGAGAAGTTCTCGCAGATCCCGGCTGTACCTCCGATCGACCCCTCTATTTTATGTACCGAGACTTGGCGAGGAGCGAGGACGACCGGCAATGGCTCCGGCAGCACCAAGTCCGGTACGACATCACCGTTATTCCTCCCCTGACTCTCTGCGGAGAGTACATCAAGACGAAGGGGCACTACCATACCGTCAACCCGGCAGGGGTGCTCTATCCCGAGATCTACGAGGTGCTCTCAGGGACGGGGCACTACCTCCTCCAGACCGAAGACGCCGGCGACGTGGTGATGGTCGAGGGCTCCGTCGGCGACAAGATCCTGATCCCGCCGGGGTACGGCCATGTGACCATCAACCCGGGGCGGGAGGACCTCGTGATGGCAAACCTCGTATCGACGGAGTTCTCCAGCAACTACGGACCCTATGCGGAGAGGCAGGGCGCCGCCTACTACGAGATGGAGGGCGGGGCGCTGGTGAAGAACCCGCGATACCCCGACGCGGCGCCGGTGCGCTACTGCGACCCGGTGGAGGTCCCGGAACTCGGGATCGAGAAGGGCGTCGGGCTCTACGACCTGATCGGGCGGCCCCGATCCGTCGCATTCCTCAACCGCCCCGAGCAGTTCATGGGGATCTTCGCCGACGTGCTCGGCGGGTGCCTGCTGGCACGGTGAGGGGCGGGGTCCTGACAGGTGCGTCCGCACGTTCCCCAACTCCAAAAGACATCACAAGCCGCGCCCGTGGGGCAAAAATACCGACTCGCTAGTTTATCTCAGCACTTTTCCACGGATTTTCACCGGGTATCGCACCTGGGGCGGGGCTGACGGGGAGAGGGTCTCCCCCTCGCACCTAGCGGTGCTCGAGCTCGCTTTCGCTCGCACTCCCCGGTCCCCACCCCCGACGCGATATCCCCCACGGTCCAGTGTACGGGTAATTTCCCCTGCCCAGGCCTGTCCTTCAGCCATGATTGTGCGGTTTGGCCACCATAGGCCAAACCCTCAGGTCCCGCCCCCTTCACAACCCCCGGACCTCGTCGAGGACCTGGCAGGCCCGGCAAGTCTTCCCGCACGGCTCCCCGCACCGCTCGCAGACCCGGAGCCCCTCTTCCTGCGGCTTTGCCGGGTTCCGGAGGGCCTCGCCGAGGTTGACGACCGAGTACTTCGTCGCCGGGTGGTGGTAGGTGTAGTCGTCGAGGAGCCCCCGGACGTCTCCCCGCAGGGCGCCGACCGCGTAGGGGCATCCCGCAAGGTCGAACCCCTCGACATGGAGGAAGGCGTAGAGCGCCACCTCGCGCTCGGGTATGTACATGAACGGCTTGATCCGGGGGACCAATCCCGAGACCTCCCGCATCGGGCGGGTCAGCCGGTAGGGGTCGCCCCGGAGGACGTTCATCAGCACCGACTGGGCCTCGTCGTCCAGGTTGAACCCGTAGGCGAACTTCGTAACCCCTTCCTCGCGGGCGATCCGGTTCATCAGCGCCCGCCGGAGCACGCCGCAGTAGGAACAGGAGAGCCGGGTCCCCTTCCGGCCCACGATCTCGTCGAGCGTGACCCCGTATTCCTCGCGGAACGAGGCCGTCACCCAAGGAACCCCTATCGCGTCGGCGATTCTCCGGGCTTGGCTTGGGTCGCGGTAGCCCGAGATCCCCTCGTCCACGGTTATCGCCATCAGCCGGACGTCCCGGCGCTCACGGAGGAGCCGGTTGAGGAAGTAGAGGACGGCGCTTGAGTCCTTGCCCCCCGAGAGCGCCACCGCCACGGTATCCCCCGACCTGATCCAGCGGTGCTCGCGGATCGCCCGCTTCGCTTTCGCCTCAAAATCAAGGTTGAAATGCTGCTCGCAGAGGTGCAACCCCGAGTATCGCTGGAAGATGACCGCGTCGCGGCGGCACTTGCTGCACTGCATGCTCTCTCGATCATTCTTTTATCACCGTGGCACATAAATGGTGTAGAAGATGCCTGTTCCTGCAGAATACGTGCGATCCCTGCACGCCTACGAACTTCGGATCCTGCTCGCCCTCGAACGCCTCATGCGCCGCTACCAGTGGGTGCCGCTCGAGGAGCTCAAGTCGGCGACAAAGTTCTCGGAGTCTGAACTCTCCTACCGGCTGGGCAGGCTGCTGGCTATGGATATGGTCAGGTACGAGAAAGTCCCCTACGAGGGCTACGCCCTCGTCTTCAACGGCTACGACACCCTGGCCCTCCACACCCTCACCCGCCGGGGGACCGTCCAGGCGCTCGGGACCCTGATCGGCGTCGGCAAAGAGTCGGAGGTCTACGAAGCGATGGGGCTTGGGCCTGTGGTCCTGAAGTTCCACCGGGTCGGGCAGCGGTCGTTCCAGTCGGCCCGGCTGAAACGCGGTTACATGCCGGAAGGCGGGCACTGCCCGTGGATATTCGCCTCCAGCAACTCGGCGAAGATGGAGTACGACGCCTTAAAGACCCTCCACCCCGCCGTCTCGGTGCCCCTCCCCATCGACCAGAACCGGCACGTCGTGGCGATGTCGCTCATCCCCGGGGTCAACCTCTCGCGGGCGGCCCTTGCGGAACCGGAGGCGGTCCTCGACGAGGTCATCAGGAATGTCCGCGAGGCCTACCGTCTCGGCATCGTCCACGGCGACTTGAGCGAGTTCAATGTCATGGTCGACGAGGGGCAGTGCTGGCTGATCGACTGGCCCCAGTGGGTGGAGACCAGCCACCCGAACGCAGGCGAGATCCTCGCACGGGACATCGCAAACATCCTCCAGTACTTCAAACGGAAATACGGCATCGAGTACGCCTTCGACGAAGCACTGGCACGGGTGGTGGAGTGAAGGTCTTCGGGATCGACATCATCAAAGGCTCGGTTCGTTCACGTACCCGCCGGCCCGTCTACGCTCTCTGCAGGATGGAGGACGGCGAAGTCCGGGGCGTCGAGGAGGTCACCGGGTTCCGTCTCCAGCGCATCCTCGCGCGGGAAGAGCCCGACATTCTCGCGGTAGACAGCCTCCAAGAGATCGCAGCCGACCAGCGCGAACTCCACGCCTTTCTGCAGGCGCTTCCGCCCTCGACGAAACTCGTCCAGGTGACCGGGGGGGAACGGAAAGAGAGCCTCGGGAAGGTCGCCGCCCGCTACAACATCAGTTTCAACAAGTTCGACCCCTACGCCGAGGCCCGGACCACCGCGCAGGTGGCCTCCCTCGGGGCGGGCGTCGAGGTGATCGCGTTTGAGAACACCACCGACATCGTGGTGAGCAGGCACCGCTCGCCGGGCCGGGGCGGGTGGAGCCAGAACCGCTACGCGAGGAAGATCCACGGCGGCGTGATGCAGAAGGCCCGGGAGATCGAGGGACGGCTCCGGGGGGCCGGCCTCGACTACGAGAAGAAGGAGACGAAGGCCTTCGGCGGGTATTCAAGGGTCGCCTTCCGGGTCGTCGCGCCCCGGGACATGGTCTCGGTCCACTCCTCGCGGGGCGCCGACGTGCAGGTCCGGGTGACGGGCAAGGAACTCGACCGGATACGGTTCGAACCGCTCTCCAGCCGCCCCCGCTACCTGATCGTCGGGCTCGACCCCGGGACGACCACCGGGATCGCCGCCGTGGACCTCGACGGCAACCTGGTCCTCCTCTCGAGTTCCCGCCAGATGACGATGTCCGATATCGTCGAGGAACTCTACCGCGCCGGGAAACCGCTCATCGTCGCATCGGACGTCCAGCAGATGCCCTACTCGGTCGAGAAGATCCGCCGGGCGTTCAACGCCATCCCCTACACCCCGAAGCAGTCGCTCTCGGTGGAGGCGAAGTACGACCTGACCGCCCGGTTCTCGTACACGAACGACCACGAGCGCGATGCCCTCTCGGCGGCGCTGGATGCCTACCGGAGCCTCCAGAACAAGTTCCGGAACCTCGCAAAGCGGGTGCGGCCGGGGGTCGACCTCGACGAGGTGCGGGCGCGGGTGCTCCGGGGCCAGTCGCTCGATACGGTCCTCGCGGACCTGCAGGGGGTTCCTGCGGCGGAGAAACCGGCTGTGCCGGAGGAAGCCGTCCCGGAGCGGCCGGTCGAGGACGAGCGGGTGATGGCGCTCGACGGCATGGTGAAGCGGCTCCGGAGCTACGTGCAGGAACTCCAGGAAGACCTTCGGGAGCGCGACCGGGAGGTGGAGCAACTGCAGCAGGCCGTGCGGCGGGCACGCTCCGCGACCGAGCGGAAGGTCCGGCGGGATGCGGAACTGGCGACGAAGGATGCGACCATCGAGAGCCTGCGCGAGCAGCTCCGGGACGAACGGCGGCGGTCCCGGCGGCTGAAGAAGCGCCTGGAACGGATGCGGGCCGTCGCGAAGATCGAGGTCTCCGAGGACTACACCCCGCTCAAGGTGCTCGACTCCCTCACTCGGGACGGGGTGCGGAGCCTCCAGGAGGAGGTCGGCATATCGGCGGGCGACATCCTCTACGTCCGGCAAGCCCACGGCTGGGGCCGGGGCGTGGTGAAGGACCTCTCGGGGACCGGGGTGCGGGCGCTGGTCGTCGGCGGGGAGCCTCCCGACCCGCACCTTGTCAAGGTCGCCCGGGAGGCGGGCCTCCCCCTCCTCCCCGCCGACGCGGTCAGGCCGGAGATCCGGGGCAGGACCGGGGCGGCAAAGACCGAGGCCGTCGAGGAGGCCGTCGGGGAGTGGGAGGAGGAGCAGAAGGAGTTCTTGCGGGAGAAGGAGGCCGAGCGGGTCGAGTACCTCTTCAAGGAGTACCGGAGCGAGCGGGAGAAGGAGGTGCGCCGCGGTGGATGAGCGGGGCCTGCACCGGCTGATCGGGACGATCATCGACCCTGAGCGGCTTGCCGACGACTGCGCCGTCATTCCTTGCGGCGACCTTCTGATGGTCGCGAGCACCGATATGCTCCATGAGACCACCGACTTCCCGGCCGGGATGACCGATTGGCAGGTGGGCTGGATGGCGGTGGCGGTCACGCTCTCCGACATCGCGAGCATGGGGGCGGCGCCGGGGCAGGTGCTCCTCGCGGTCGGCCTCGACCGGCCGGAACGGCTCTCCGGGATCATGGAAGGCGCCCGGGACTGCTGCACGGCGTTCGGCGCCGAGCTCGTGGGCGGGGACCTCGACGCCCACCGGGAACTCACACTCGTGAGCACTGGCCTCGGGACCGTCGCCCCGGAGCATATCGTCCGGCGGCGGGGAGCGCGGCCGGGAGACGTCATCGCGGTCACCGGGCCGCTCGGGGAGGCAGAGGCCGCTCTCGCCGGCTACAAACAGCACTGGAAGGAACTCCTTGAGCCGCAGCCCCGGGTAGCGGAGGGCAAGATCCTCGGCCGTGCCGGGGCCTCGGCGATGATGGATATCTCAGACGGGCTCGCGCTCTCGCTCTACGACCTTCTCGCGGTGAACGACTGCGGGTTTTCGGTCGATACCTCCCGCCTCCCGCTCCCGGCCGGCGTCCCGGAGGACGAGGCCCGGGAACTCGCGCTCTACGGCGGGGGGGACTTCGAACTCCTCTTCTCTGCACCCCCCGCCCTTCTCCCGATTCCGGGGGTCGCGGCGCACGTCGTCGGCGAGGTCATCCCGGAGCGGGTGGTCCTTGCGGACGGAAAGCCGCTCGAGCGCCGGGGATACCTGCACGAGTGGAGCGGTTAGCGCTCCGGGGTCCGTGGAATCTTGATGCCGTTATGCCTCGGCGATCGAGGGTATTATAATAAGGAAGGACCGCACAAGGTACACCCCTTAGGCGCCCGGGGGTTCGGTCATGCCCCCGAATTCCTGTATATTCATCGGCGGTGTGCTTCTCCGGAGTACCTCCAACGCGGAGATCTCGACTTCTTCAACGCAAAAGAAAGCAACCGCCGGGCGTAGGCCGATCCTAGGTGCTGCCGGTATGGCTACGAGGGATGGGGTCGGTCTGGGTAGGCAATCTACCGTCCCCCGGATACCGATCCGCCGTTCTCGTACGAGTTTCGTCGGGACGGCGGCGGGCGCCTATATGAACGAGCCCTGAGGAGGTTTCCTGAATCCCGGACCTCTCTCCCGGGTTTGAGTGATACTACATGACAGCAGAAACTACAGAAACTACAGAAAACCAAGTCATCTTCTATTGTGGCAGGTGCCACAATCGATGGACCGAAAAATTTACCAATAAGCCGATCGGGTGTCCGATCTGCCGAAACTATAGCACAATCGGGCGCATCGAGCCGAGACGTAGGCGGAGGGAGCGGTGACAGGGGTTCCCTTGGGCCCAAGACGGCGAGACGTCGAAGAACAACCAAGACGCCTGTAGAACCGGTGGTCCGGAGAAGAGGCGCAGTCACCCGCCATCATGGGTTACCCAGGTAGCCGGACGGGAGGCTCTGCTCGATCCGGGTCGCGAAGGTTGCATGGGTCACAACTCTCACCACCCCTTTTGAACATCGTTATCGCCCCGCCGCCTCTCGCTCGCGGTAGGCCGAAAAATCCGGCCGCAGAGGATTGTTTTTCCGATTACCGCGTTCAAACGCCGCCAAAGACTGCCTTACAAAAGTTATTATACCGACCGTTCGCTATACACCGGGCCTGGAGGCGAAAAGATTGCAGAGGGAGAGTATTCTCATGGAAGAACAGCAGAGCGAGAGGCGGCCGAACATCGATCTCTTGAGGGCGGAAGAGGATATCGACGGCCTGATCGGGGCGCTCGCAAGCGAGGACGGCCTGACCCGCCAGCGGGCCGCCCTGGCGCTCGGTGACTTCGGCGATGCGAAGGCGGCGAGACCGCTCATCCGGGCGCTCGGCGACCCGCTGACGGCGGTGCGGGAGGCGGCGGCCGACTCGCTCGCCATGCTCGGCACCGCGGCGGTCGGGCCGCTGGTCGAACTCATCGAGCGCCCCGAGGCCTCGGAGGGCTACGAGGAACCCGGGGCCGTAGAGGGCGCAAAGGCCGTGACCGGGCCCGGCGGCCAGGCCTGGGAGATAGCGACCAGACGGGACCTCCGGCGGGTCTATGCGGCCGCCATCCTCGGCGAGATAGGCGATGCTTCGGCGGCCGAGCCCCTCGCCCGGGCGCTCCGCGACGCAAACGACGATCTCAGGTGCCAGGCGTCCGGGGCACTCGCGAAGTTCGGCCGCGAGGCGGTGGAGCCGCTTCGCGCGGCGCTCGCCGACCCAGACCCCGACGTCAGGATCGTTGCGGCCGGCGTCCTCGGGGATATCGGCGATGCTTCGGCGGTGGAGCCCCTCATCGGCGCGCTCCGCGACGAGGACGACGATGTCCGGGGGGCGGCGGCGGGCGCCCTCATCAGGACCGGGAGTGCCGCGGTCGACCGGCTCATCGAGGCGACGAAGGATGCCGACCGGAACGTCAGGCTCTACGCGGCTGGCGCCCTCAAGTATATCGGCGATCCGGGGGCTATCGATGCCCTCCAAGCCCTCGCCCGGAGCGGCGATGCGGAGGAGAGAAGCGTCGCTGAGGATGCGATCGAGAAGATCCGGATGGTCGGCGGGGAGGCCGCCCCGGAGCCTTCGGCGCCGACGTCGCGGTGATTTTTGACCCTCTTACTTTTTTGCCCGGGAACGGCCGGGGCGTGGGCGCCGACGGAACAACTGCGACTGTGAAATGGCGGCCTATGCTCTCGACCCCCTATAACCGGAGGGTTTCATTGCAGGAAGGCGTTCTCTACCCAAAAAAAAGTGTGTTCTTATCCCCTGCGCCGGACCCTGACCGATTCCGCGTGGGCGTGGAGCCCTTCCGCGTCGGCGATCGTCTCCACCGCGTCGCCGATGGCCTCGAGCCCCTCGCGCGTGATCATCTGGACCGTCGAGCGCCGGCAGAAGTGGTTCACGTCGAGCCCTGAGTAGAGGCGGGCATAGCCTGCAGTCGGGAGGACGTGGTTCGTCCCCGATGCATAGTCGCCGCAGGCCACCGCCGAGTAGGGGCCGACGAATATCGACCCGGCGCTCCGGATCCGGTTGAGGATGGCGAGCGGGTCGGCCACCTGCACCGAGAGGTGCTCGGGAGCGATGCCGTCGACCGTCGCCGCCGCTTCGTCGAGGTCGGAGGCCACGATGTAGCCCGAGTGGTCGAGCGCTTTTGCAATGATCTCCCGCCGCTCTGCACCCTCAGCCATCCGCTTCACCTCGGCCCCGACCGCATCGGCGAGGGCCGCATCGGTCGTGACCAGAACGCAGGCGGCGTTCGGGTCGTGCTCGGCCTGGGCGAGGATGTCGGCCGCGATGAACCTCGGATTCGCCGTCCCATCGGCGAGGATCGCAATCTCGCTCGGGCCTGCCGGGAAATCGATCTCGGCCTCGTCCCGGAGGAGCATCTTCGCGGCGGTGACGAAGACGTTCCCGGGCCCGACGATCTTCTCCACCCTCGGGATCGTCTCGGTCCCGAGCGCCATGGCCGCGATCGCCTGCGCACCGCCGACCCGGTAGATCTCGTCGACGCCGGCGATATCGAGCGCCACAAGCGTGATCGGGCTCGTCGGCGGCGGGGTGCAGCAGCAGATCTCCCGGACTCCGGCGACTTTTGCGGGGATCGTGCACATCAGCGCCGTCGAGGGGTATGCCGCCCGCCCGCCGGGGACGTAGGCTCCGACCCGGGCAAGCGGCGTCGTCTTGACGCCGAGGGTGATCCCGGGCTCCATCTCCTGCAGCCAGAGGTCGCGCCCGCGCTGCAACTCATGGAACCGGCTGATCCGCACCTCCGCCTGCACGAGGCTATCGACCAGTTGCGCGTCCACCTGGTCGTAAGCCGCCTCCCGCTCCTCGTCGGAGACGGCGATCTCGGCCAGATCGATGCCGTCGAACTTCTTCGTCAGGTCGATCAGGGCGTCATCGCCCTCTGCCCGCACCCTCCCGACGATCTCAGAGACCGAGCCTTTTACCCGGTCGAGGTCCGACCGCCGTCCGGCAATCCAGGTCTCGATATCCAGCGCCTTCCACATGAGGAAAAGAGTCGGCGGGTTGAATCGTTAAGGTTTCGGCACTCTGCTCCCGGGAGCGGACTCTTCCTCTCGGCGCCGGGGGGAACGGCTCTCCTCCGGGGTGGGGGTTTATGAAAATGGCTTGATATTTTGTATTTGTTAATTTTTATAATAAAGATTATATATATGGTCCGCCGATTGCCCGCCCGTATGACTCCGAGATCATGGGTGCCCCTGGTGGGCATCATGGTAGTATTGCTTGCCGCATGTGCCGTCGCCGTCCCGGCACAGGAGGCGGCAAACCCTGACGTGCTCCGGATAGCGACGACGACAAGCCTCTACGATACCGGCCTTCTCGATGAACTCGAACTGATGTACGAGAACACCTCCGACGTGGACGTGCAGATCACCGCACAGGGGACGGGCCAGTCGCTTGATACCGCGCGACGCGGCGATGTCGACCTCGTCCTCGTCCATTCGCCGTCGCTTGAGCAGCAGTTCATCGACGAAGGCTACGGCATCAACGAGCGGTGCTTTGCCTACAACAACTTCCTCATCGTCGGGCCTGAGGCCGACCCGGCGGGCATCAAGAACATGACCCCTGAGGAAGCGTTCAAGGCAATCTACATCGCCGGCACGAACAACACGGCCGGCGTGGCCTTTGTCTCCCGCGGCGACGACTCCGGCACGCACAACCGGGAGCAGCAGATCTGGGCGGCGGCCGGCTACAACTACACCGAGGATATCCAGGACTCCGGGGACTGGTATCTTGAGACCGGGAGCGGCATGGGCGAGACCCTGACCGTCGCCAACCAGAAGAACGCCTACACGCTCTCCGACATCGGGACGTACCTCGCCTTCAAGGACCAACTGAACCTTGTAGAACTCGTCACCGAGGGCGACCAGCTCCTCAACCGCTACAGCGCGATCGCGGTCAACCCTGATAAGGTGTCGGGCGTCAAC is a window of Methanoculleus sp. 7T DNA encoding:
- a CDS encoding TrmB family transcriptional regulator, which translates into the protein MKASRDIPNTTIESLKSLGLTKYEALVYIGLLRVAGATATEIHEISGVPRASVYPVLDRLVQKELVSVSHTTPKRFDAIPPDRGIENLMRRIEDDAENARVALDVFYREKDSEGRGNQELIWTVYGEENIKTRLADMIRSAEQSVEMLVSWNLLEGAVLALLEPLPDSVQVDIVTDCWKGEQPSRFGVHVHPLGTLYEGRAPSGKALRYESSGVFLVDDARALLWMGSAGEQPSALYSESAGLVQFVRRYLSSVTEWVGADQ
- a CDS encoding COG1361 S-layer family protein, giving the protein MILLLALLAVPGAAAGAKYLYGSPELSATIAGTNEFAPGADTSLTVIISNSGLNTHKIVGSDIVNRDDLPNTAKLATAALKSENTPFTVKTDPQFVSDIAGGASKTATFNVKVADSAKPGTYVLPLEVTYTYLQEAEEYGPDTLRYYYQKKTETLPLSVRVTPDLRVEVLGVRSESLNVGTEGYVYLTLKNVGHDTANKAVAKVVRNGASPLIPTDGSAYIGTFEPGETVDVKFKVSVSDNAEPQSYPLDVVVTYEDYEEKTATSKVVTIGLPVGGKIDFKVASPTVTLNPGGKSILEVVYKNTGAAKVYNAQARISAVDPFTSNDDTAYLGDLAPGETATARFEVSIDADATLKEYGIDSEIRYRDDLDNSKISDTMKVRVALEKKSGAIFTNPVFLAVIAAVIIGAGYYIFVYRKKR
- a CDS encoding glucose-6-phosphate isomerase family protein; translated protein: MNGYWDGPKPEAQVRTIEEMREVLADPGCTSDRPLYFMYRDLARSEDDRQWLRQHQVRYDITVIPPLTLCGEYIKTKGHYHTVNPAGVLYPEIYEVLSGTGHYLLQTEDAGDVVMVEGSVGDKILIPPGYGHVTINPGREDLVMANLVSTEFSSNYGPYAERQGAAYYEMEGGALVKNPRYPDAAPVRYCDPVEVPELGIEKGVGLYDLIGRPRSVAFLNRPEQFMGIFADVLGGCLLAR
- a CDS encoding TIGR00269 family protein, translating into MQCSKCRRDAVIFQRYSGLHLCEQHFNLDFEAKAKRAIREHRWIRSGDTVAVALSGGKDSSAVLYFLNRLLRERRDVRLMAITVDEGISGYRDPSQARRIADAIGVPWVTASFREEYGVTLDEIVGRKGTRLSCSYCGVLRRALMNRIAREEGVTKFAYGFNLDDEAQSVLMNVLRGDPYRLTRPMREVSGLVPRIKPFMYIPEREVALYAFLHVEGFDLAGCPYAVGALRGDVRGLLDDYTYHHPATKYSVVNLGEALRNPAKPQEEGLRVCERCGEPCGKTCRACQVLDEVRGL
- a CDS encoding serine/threonine-protein kinase RIO2, with the protein product MPVPAEYVRSLHAYELRILLALERLMRRYQWVPLEELKSATKFSESELSYRLGRLLAMDMVRYEKVPYEGYALVFNGYDTLALHTLTRRGTVQALGTLIGVGKESEVYEAMGLGPVVLKFHRVGQRSFQSARLKRGYMPEGGHCPWIFASSNSAKMEYDALKTLHPAVSVPLPIDQNRHVVAMSLIPGVNLSRAALAEPEAVLDEVIRNVREAYRLGIVHGDLSEFNVMVDEGQCWLIDWPQWVETSHPNAGEILARDIANILQYFKRKYGIEYAFDEALARVVE
- a CDS encoding DUF460 domain-containing protein, producing the protein MKVFGIDIIKGSVRSRTRRPVYALCRMEDGEVRGVEEVTGFRLQRILAREEPDILAVDSLQEIAADQRELHAFLQALPPSTKLVQVTGGERKESLGKVAARYNISFNKFDPYAEARTTAQVASLGAGVEVIAFENTTDIVVSRHRSPGRGGWSQNRYARKIHGGVMQKAREIEGRLRGAGLDYEKKETKAFGGYSRVAFRVVAPRDMVSVHSSRGADVQVRVTGKELDRIRFEPLSSRPRYLIVGLDPGTTTGIAAVDLDGNLVLLSSSRQMTMSDIVEELYRAGKPLIVASDVQQMPYSVEKIRRAFNAIPYTPKQSLSVEAKYDLTARFSYTNDHERDALSAALDAYRSLQNKFRNLAKRVRPGVDLDEVRARVLRGQSLDTVLADLQGVPAAEKPAVPEEAVPERPVEDERVMALDGMVKRLRSYVQELQEDLRERDREVEQLQQAVRRARSATERKVRRDAELATKDATIESLREQLRDERRRSRRLKKRLERMRAVAKIEVSEDYTPLKVLDSLTRDGVRSLQEEVGISAGDILYVRQAHGWGRGVVKDLSGTGVRALVVGGEPPDPHLVKVAREAGLPLLPADAVRPEIRGRTGAAKTEAVEEAVGEWEEEQKEFLREKEAERVEYLFKEYRSEREKEVRRGG
- the thiL gene encoding thiamine-phosphate kinase, with translation MDERGLHRLIGTIIDPERLADDCAVIPCGDLLMVASTDMLHETTDFPAGMTDWQVGWMAVAVTLSDIASMGAAPGQVLLAVGLDRPERLSGIMEGARDCCTAFGAELVGGDLDAHRELTLVSTGLGTVAPEHIVRRRGARPGDVIAVTGPLGEAEAALAGYKQHWKELLEPQPRVAEGKILGRAGASAMMDISDGLALSLYDLLAVNDCGFSVDTSRLPLPAGVPEDEARELALYGGGDFELLFSAPPALLPIPGVAAHVVGEVIPERVVLADGKPLERRGYLHEWSG
- a CDS encoding HEAT repeat domain-containing protein, with the protein product MEEQQSERRPNIDLLRAEEDIDGLIGALASEDGLTRQRAALALGDFGDAKAARPLIRALGDPLTAVREAAADSLAMLGTAAVGPLVELIERPEASEGYEEPGAVEGAKAVTGPGGQAWEIATRRDLRRVYAAAILGEIGDASAAEPLARALRDANDDLRCQASGALAKFGREAVEPLRAALADPDPDVRIVAAGVLGDIGDASAVEPLIGALRDEDDDVRGAAAGALIRTGSAAVDRLIEATKDADRNVRLYAAGALKYIGDPGAIDALQALARSGDAEERSVAEDAIEKIRMVGGEAAPEPSAPTSR
- the hisD gene encoding histidinol dehydrogenase, translated to MWKALDIETWIAGRRSDLDRVKGSVSEIVGRVRAEGDDALIDLTKKFDGIDLAEIAVSDEEREAAYDQVDAQLVDSLVQAEVRISRFHELQRGRDLWLQEMEPGITLGVKTTPLARVGAYVPGGRAAYPSTALMCTIPAKVAGVREICCCTPPPTSPITLVALDIAGVDEIYRVGGAQAIAAMALGTETIPRVEKIVGPGNVFVTAAKMLLRDEAEIDFPAGPSEIAILADGTANPRFIAADILAQAEHDPNAACVLVTTDAALADAVGAEVKRMAEGAERREIIAKALDHSGYIVASDLDEAAATVDGIAPEHLSVQVADPLAILNRIRSAGSIFVGPYSAVACGDYASGTNHVLPTAGYARLYSGLDVNHFCRRSTVQMITREGLEAIGDAVETIADAEGLHAHAESVRVRRRG